The following DNA comes from Candidatus Methylacidiphilum fumarolicum.
CCTTAATCCCTGCTTCCTATACCTTGGAGTTTCTCCCAAGAATTGAGGCATCAATCCAATATGTCCCATCACCTGAATGCCTTTGGCAAGAAGCAGCTCTACAGTAGCTGCAATTTCCGTTCCACCTTCAACTTTTACTGCTTCTGCTCCCGCATCACAAAGCTTTTGGGCACAATAAAGGGCCTGGTTAGGGTTACGATTCCAGCCGTAGGGCATATCGGCAACAACTAAGGCTTTGACTTTTGCCCGAGCAACCGCTCGAACATGATGAAGCATATCATCCAAGCTGACTTTTGTCGTGTTTTCATAACCCAATACCACCATTCCAAGAGAATCCCCTACCAACAGGAGCGGCAACCCCGCTTCGTCAACGATTTTCGCTGTCGGATAATCGACCACCGTCAATGCCGCAATCTTTTCGCCACTATTTTTCCGGTGTCTTATCCAATCTGGTGTTATTTTTGTCGAGTTCATGAAGAAGGCTTTTAATGGTTTTTGAGTATCCTGGAAGGATGAGTTCTGGTCGAATTTCGGCAAGAGGCCCTAGAACAAAACGTCTTTGACAGATACGCGGATGAGGAATGAGAAGATCAGGTTCAACGATAATGTTAGAACCATAATATAAAATATCCAAATCTATCGGCCGAGGCCCATTTTTTTCTCGTTCGGAGAGAGGCAATCTTCCTTGAGAAATTTCAAAATCTTGAAGACGCTGCAATAAGCTTCGGGAAGAGAGAGAGGTGTCAATTTCGACAACACAAT
Coding sequences within:
- the panB gene encoding 3-methyl-2-oxobutanoate hydroxymethyltransferase is translated as MNSTKITPDWIRHRKNSGEKIAALTVVDYPTAKIVDEAGLPLLLVGDSLGMVVLGYENTTKVSLDDMLHHVRAVARAKVKALVVADMPYGWNRNPNQALYCAQKLCDAGAEAVKVEGGTEIAATVELLLAKGIQVMGHIGLMPQFLGETPRYRKQGLREEEKKKIIDDALFLSKAGVFSIVLEAVEDQLAEEITKRVEVPTIGIGSGKFCDGQIRVFHDLMGLFPWFRPKFVQPKLNLALLIKEAATAYKKEVQEAT
- the folK gene encoding 2-amino-4-hydroxy-6-hydroxymethyldihydropteridine diphosphokinase, with the translated sequence MKVGIGVGTNQGKREEQIREALAFLKRLTEGEHFLCSSIWETEPVDCPIGSPPFLNCVVEIDTSLSSRSLLQRLQDFEISQGRLPLSEREKNGPRPIDLDILYYGSNIIVEPDLLIPHPRICQRRFVLGPLAEIRPELILPGYSKTIKSLLHELDKNNTRLDKTPEK